The proteins below are encoded in one region of Pseudoduganella armeniaca:
- a CDS encoding diiron oxygenase, which translates to MQRLVYSWPKRAGVRHGTLDDVADSYDPALPDYPLALLPFRDHPAFVRLSAEKQNDILTLAWLAYNRRVIHIEETVTNPAIGMILRGELPGAEQLHVRQALQQTQIDEQYHLMLHELAMHKTMALRGIDQPVQFPPSLIYVGLVRLQEGAADWQKELLCLIWAAVSEMTINGYLDMLANDTSIQPAHTYICKLHNKDEYSHNKIFVEITKSVFQGLNAEQRAFFLQVLPEALALFAGQDFSVWQAVLERAGVAEASAIIADCSAEAARKKMISDTSATERLAEELAAYAD; encoded by the coding sequence GTGCAGCGACTCGTCTATTCGTGGCCAAAGCGTGCCGGCGTACGGCATGGAACATTGGACGACGTCGCCGACAGCTACGATCCGGCCCTGCCCGACTACCCGTTGGCGCTGCTGCCGTTTCGCGATCACCCGGCTTTCGTGCGGCTCAGCGCGGAAAAGCAGAACGACATCCTGACGCTCGCATGGCTGGCCTATAACCGTCGTGTCATCCACATCGAGGAAACGGTGACGAATCCGGCAATCGGCATGATCCTGCGCGGCGAGCTGCCCGGTGCCGAGCAGCTGCATGTGCGCCAGGCCCTGCAGCAGACGCAGATCGATGAGCAATACCATCTGATGCTGCACGAGCTGGCCATGCACAAGACCATGGCGTTGCGCGGGATCGACCAGCCCGTGCAGTTCCCGCCCTCGTTGATCTATGTCGGTCTCGTGCGGCTGCAGGAAGGTGCCGCGGACTGGCAGAAAGAGCTGCTGTGCCTGATCTGGGCGGCGGTGTCGGAGATGACCATCAACGGCTACCTGGACATGCTGGCCAACGACACGTCGATCCAGCCGGCCCACACCTACATCTGCAAGCTGCACAACAAGGACGAGTACTCCCACAACAAGATCTTCGTCGAGATCACGAAGAGCGTGTTCCAGGGCCTGAACGCCGAACAGCGGGCGTTCTTCCTGCAAGTGCTGCCCGAGGCGCTGGCACTGTTCGCCGGCCAGGACTTCTCGGTCTGGCAGGCCGTGCTCGAGCGCGCCGGCGTCGCCGAGGCCAGCGCGATCATCGCCGACTGCAGCGCCGAAGCGGCCAGGAAGAAGATGATCAGCGATACGTCCGCAACGGAGCGCCTTGCCGAGGAATTGGCTGCCTATGCCGATTGA
- a CDS encoding TonB-dependent receptor plug domain-containing protein — MLMKYGASSQLQRRVIYCTLSFMIADSAYAQSSEKEMAVVQVTGSADAGRREATVAKAIVTREEMLRFGDNALVDVLRRVPGVTVVDGQGRGSEVRMRGLGAGYTQILINGEPAAPGFSLDSIPPSAIERIEVSRVATADASAQAMAGSINLILKQVARKAQSELKASLAGYGGNPSVYLDAMHSDKRDDFSYVLQGGLSRDENTWPFLIDQQAYDPAGAPTMARRTDKRETGTGRTASLTPRLNWKLGNGDSMALDGLYQWRGVHAGTDEERSAAFGKAPLYASDILRLNMDTVLARTAWNWSHRLPQDAVLDVKLVNNYNHRKSRAKFDAFDSGGGNVLDERTLSEFSDVSWTLAGKYRTPWRAGHAVALGWDVQSSQRDEERDQRQRAPAGYPALTVADRYEAEVTRLALFAQDEWDFTQRSSIYAGLRWEGLRTDTTGTSIVGVRNRSSVFSPVLQLVWKLPDSKSDQVRVGLSRTYKAPNTRDLMPRRYVATDNTATTPDLQGNPALLPELAWGADVAYEHYLGDAGLVSVSGNVRDIKNVIVQELSSQNDVWLSRPVNAGDARVAGVEFEGKANLAKLAPQWPALDVRLNLARNWSEVRSVPGPHNRLDKQTPASALFGLDYGPPGQPWRLGSSFSWQQGGPVRLSRTQRIDSNARRILDAYGSWRFHNGNQLRLSISNMLHENTILSSEYFSAEGSLRQTSSMRNRTVARITLEIK; from the coding sequence ATGTTAATGAAATATGGGGCTTCCTCTCAATTGCAGAGGCGGGTGATCTATTGCACCTTGAGTTTTATGATTGCCGATTCGGCATATGCGCAGTCGAGCGAGAAGGAAATGGCGGTCGTGCAAGTGACCGGCTCGGCGGACGCGGGACGGCGCGAAGCAACGGTGGCGAAAGCTATTGTGACCCGCGAGGAAATGTTGCGATTTGGCGACAACGCCCTGGTCGATGTGTTGCGGCGCGTTCCCGGCGTGACCGTCGTGGACGGGCAGGGGCGGGGTAGCGAAGTGCGGATGCGCGGCCTTGGCGCCGGGTACACGCAAATCTTGATCAACGGCGAGCCGGCCGCGCCGGGTTTCTCCCTGGACAGCATCCCACCGAGCGCCATCGAACGCATCGAGGTGTCACGCGTGGCGACCGCCGACGCGAGCGCGCAGGCGATGGCGGGGAGCATCAACCTGATCCTGAAGCAGGTCGCACGCAAGGCGCAGAGCGAGCTAAAGGCCAGCCTGGCCGGGTATGGCGGCAACCCTTCCGTCTATCTGGATGCGATGCATTCCGACAAGCGCGATGACTTTTCCTATGTGCTGCAGGGCGGATTGAGCCGCGACGAGAACACCTGGCCTTTCCTGATCGACCAGCAAGCCTACGACCCGGCCGGCGCCCCGACCATGGCGCGCCGGACCGACAAACGCGAGACCGGCACCGGGCGCACGGCCAGCCTGACGCCGCGCCTGAACTGGAAGCTCGGCAACGGCGACAGCATGGCGCTCGACGGGCTGTACCAATGGCGGGGCGTGCATGCCGGCACGGATGAGGAGCGTTCTGCCGCGTTCGGCAAGGCGCCGTTGTACGCCAGCGACATTCTTCGCCTGAACATGGATACCGTCCTGGCCCGCACGGCATGGAACTGGTCGCATCGCCTGCCGCAAGACGCCGTGCTGGACGTGAAGCTGGTCAATAACTACAACCACCGCAAGTCCCGCGCCAAGTTCGATGCGTTCGACAGCGGCGGCGGCAATGTGCTGGACGAACGCACGCTGTCCGAATTCAGCGACGTCAGCTGGACATTGGCAGGCAAGTACCGCACGCCATGGCGCGCCGGGCATGCGGTCGCGCTGGGCTGGGACGTGCAATCGAGCCAGCGCGACGAGGAACGTGACCAGCGCCAGCGGGCCCCCGCAGGGTATCCGGCACTGACTGTCGCGGATCGCTACGAGGCCGAGGTAACGCGTCTGGCCTTGTTTGCCCAGGATGAATGGGACTTCACCCAGCGCTCTTCCATCTATGCGGGGCTGCGCTGGGAGGGGCTGAGAACCGACACCACCGGCACCTCGATCGTGGGCGTGCGGAATCGCTCCAGCGTGTTCAGCCCGGTTTTGCAACTCGTGTGGAAGTTGCCGGATTCCAAGAGCGACCAGGTCCGTGTCGGCCTGAGCCGCACTTACAAGGCGCCCAACACGCGCGACTTGATGCCGCGCCGGTATGTGGCGACGGACAACACGGCAACCACGCCCGACTTGCAGGGCAATCCGGCGCTGCTGCCGGAACTGGCCTGGGGCGCGGACGTTGCGTACGAGCATTACCTGGGCGATGCCGGGCTCGTCAGTGTGAGCGGCAACGTACGCGACATCAAAAACGTTATCGTACAGGAACTTTCTAGCCAGAACGACGTCTGGCTGTCCAGGCCCGTCAACGCCGGCGACGCCCGGGTCGCAGGCGTCGAATTCGAGGGCAAGGCCAACCTTGCCAAGCTTGCGCCACAGTGGCCGGCGCTGGATGTCAGGCTCAACCTGGCGCGCAACTGGTCGGAAGTACGGTCGGTACCCGGGCCACACAACCGGCTCGACAAGCAGACCCCTGCCAGCGCCCTGTTCGGCCTGGACTACGGGCCCCCTGGGCAACCGTGGCGACTGGGTAGCAGTTTCAGCTGGCAACAGGGTGGCCCGGTGCGCCTGTCGCGCACGCAGCGCATCGACAGCAATGCGCGTCGAATACTCGACGCTTATGGCTCCTGGCGCTTCCACAATGGCAATCAGCTGAGACTATCAATCAGCAATATGCTGCACGAAAATACAATACTCAGCAGTGAGTATTTCAGCGCTGAAGGAAGTTTGCGGCAAACCTCGTCCATGCGTAATCGAACCGTTGCGCGAATTACGCTGGAAATCAAATAA
- a CDS encoding phosphopantetheine-binding protein, which yields MPLNPNGKIDRFALPAPVAPTSAPESDAAAAADPAIQALLAIVRELVPGVAIAAGDDLVAKGLHSIAMMRLVALCKERLGVTIRVRDVFRLATVDAIANAIREAGA from the coding sequence ATGCCGCTCAACCCGAATGGCAAGATCGACCGCTTCGCCCTGCCGGCACCGGTGGCGCCGACCAGCGCTCCCGAGAGCGACGCCGCAGCCGCTGCCGACCCAGCGATCCAGGCGCTGCTGGCGATCGTGCGCGAACTGGTGCCGGGAGTGGCCATCGCCGCCGGCGACGACCTGGTCGCGAAAGGCCTGCATTCGATCGCCATGATGCGCCTGGTCGCGCTGTGCAAGGAACGCCTGGGCGTGACCATTCGCGTGCGCGACGTCTTCAGGCTGGCGACGGTCGATGCGATCGCCAACGCGATCCGCGAGGCCGGCGCATGA